In Camelina sativa cultivar DH55 chromosome 16, Cs, whole genome shotgun sequence, a single window of DNA contains:
- the LOC104753580 gene encoding ATP-dependent DNA helicase PIF1-like — protein MLTEEQKKIYDEIIDAVFKDKGGVFFLYGFSGTGKTFLWRVLCAAVRIMGEIVLNTASSRIASLLLEGGRTAHSRFGIPLDVQETSMCKMSRSSDLGELFQEAKLTIWDEAPMMSKYCFETLDRSLKDIMRDLEDKHFGGKVIIFGGDFRQILPVIVGDGREQIIEEFSKWILDVGEGRLNEPNDGVVDIDIPEELLITEVNSPIESIINAIYGDWLHSAKDASYFQSKAILCPTNDDVNTINDQMLSILEGEERVYLSSYTIDPADKRSKDNPAYSPDFLNSVRISGVPNHALRLKIGCPVMLLRNIDAHGGLMNGTRLQITQMADHVLQARIITGTRVGKIVLLPRMVLVPSDTRLPFKMRRRQFPINIAFAMAINKSQGQSLSNVGLYLSRPVFSHVQLYVAMSRISCKSGLKILIVDTKEKPQKKTRNIVFKEVFQNI, from the exons ATGCTTACGGAAGagcagaagaagatatatgaTGAGATTATAGACGCTGTTTTCAAAGATAAAGGTggagtatttttcttatatggttTTAGTGGAACTGGTAAAACATTTCTTTGGAGAGTTTTATGTGCAGCCGTAAGGATCATGGGAGAAATAGTGTTAAATACTGCATCTAGCCGTATAGCCTCTCTTTTGTTAGAAGGTGGCAGAACAGCTCATTCAAGGTTTGGCATTCCTCTTGATGTTCAGGAAACGTCTATGTGCAAAATGTCAAGGTCTTCTGATCTAGGTGAATTATTCCAAGAAGCGAAGTTGACAATTTGGGACGAAGCTCCAATGATGAGTAAATACTGCTTTGAGACTTTGGATAGAAGTTTGAAAGATATAATGCGTGATCTAGAAGATAAACATTTTGGGGGTAAGGTCATTATTTTTGGTGGTGATTTCCGTCAGATACTTCCCGTTATTGTTGGTGATGGTCGTGAACAAATT ATAGAAGAGTTCTCCAAATGGATTCTTGATGTTGGAGAAGGAAGACTTAACGAGCCAAATGATGGAGTTGTTGATATTGACATCCCAGAAGAATTGCTTATCACAGAAGTGAACTCTCCAATTGAATCGATCATTAATGCAATATATGGAGATTGGCTACATTCAGCCAAGGATGCCAGCTATTTTCAAAGCAAAGCTATTTTGTGCCCTACAAATGATGATGTCAACACTATAAACGACCAAATGCTATCCATATTAGAAG GTGAGGAAAGAGTTTACTTAAGTTCATATACTATTGATCCTGCAGATAAAAGGTCGAAAGACAATCCTGCATATAGCCCGGATTTCCTAAACTCAGTTAGGATTTCAGGAGTACCAAACCATGCTCTGCGTTTGAAAATTGGTTGTCCAGTAATGTTGTTACGCAATATTGATGCACATGGAGGTCTAATGAATGGAACAAGACTACAGATCACACAAATGGCTGATCATGTTTTACAAGCAAGAATAATCACGGGAACGAGAGTTGGTAAAATTGTTCTTTTACCAAGGATGGTATTAGTACCATCAGATACCCGGTTGCCTTTCAAAATGAGACGTAGACAATTTCCGATAAACATTGCTTTTGCAATGGCTATCaacaaaagtcaaggtcagTCTCTATCAAATGTTGGTTTATACTTGTCTAGACCTGTTTTCTCTCATGTCCAGCTATATGTAGCGATGTCCCGTATAAGCTGTAAATCAGGATTGAAAATTCTCATTGTtgacacaaaagaaaaacctcaaaagaaaacaagaaatatcGTCTTCAAAGaggttttccaaaacatttga